Proteins from one Burkholderia oklahomensis C6786 genomic window:
- the clpA gene encoding ATP-dependent Clp protease ATP-binding subunit ClpA gives MIAQELEVSLHMAFMEARQARHEFITVEHLLLALLDNPTAAEVLRACAANIEDLRQNLRNFIHDNTPTVPGTDDVDTQPTLGFQRVIQRAIMHVQSTSNGKKEVTGANVLVAIFGEKDSHAVYYLQQQGVTRLDVVNFISHGIAKTSSSESAKPADASAEADDANTQKETPLAQFTQNLNQMAKDGRIDPLIGRESEVERVVQVLCRRRKNNPLLVGEAGVGKTAIAEGLAYRITRGEVPDILANAQVYSLDMGALLAGTKYRGDFEQRLKTVLKELKERPHAILFIDEIHTLIGAGAASGGTLDASNLLKPALSSGTLKCIGATTFTEYRGIFEKDAALSRRFQKIDVTEPTVEQTVAILRGLKSRFEEHHGVKYSSGALSAAAELSARFITDRHLPDKAIDVIDEAGAAQRVLPKSKQKKTIGKSEIEEIISKIARVPPQSVSQDDRSKLQTLDRDLKSVVFGQDPAIDALAAAIKMARAGLGKLDKPIGAFLFSGPTGVGKTEVARQLAFTLGIELIRFDMSEYMERHAVSRLIGAPPGYVGFDQGGLLTEAVTKKPHCVLLLDEIEKAHPDIFNVLLQVMDHGTLTDNNGRKADFRNVIIIMTTNAGAESMQKASIGFTTRRETGDEMVDIKRLFTPEFRNRLDAIISFRSLDEEIIMRVVDKFLIQLEEQLHEKKVDALFTDALRKHLAKHGFDPLMGARPMQRLIQDTIRRALADELLFGKLVNGGHVTVDVDESDKVQLSFDKTATPPSKPNEETVEVE, from the coding sequence ATGATTGCCCAGGAATTGGAAGTCAGCCTGCACATGGCGTTCATGGAAGCGCGCCAGGCGCGGCATGAGTTCATTACGGTCGAGCATCTCTTGTTGGCGCTGCTGGATAATCCGACGGCAGCCGAAGTGTTGCGCGCGTGTGCCGCGAACATCGAGGACCTGCGCCAGAACCTGCGCAATTTCATCCACGACAACACGCCGACCGTACCCGGCACCGACGACGTCGACACGCAGCCGACGCTCGGTTTTCAGCGCGTGATCCAGCGCGCGATCATGCATGTGCAGTCGACGTCGAACGGCAAGAAGGAAGTCACGGGCGCGAACGTGCTCGTCGCGATCTTCGGCGAGAAGGATTCGCACGCGGTCTACTATCTGCAGCAGCAGGGCGTGACGCGCCTCGACGTCGTCAACTTCATCTCGCACGGCATCGCGAAGACGAGCAGCAGCGAGTCCGCGAAGCCCGCCGACGCGAGCGCGGAAGCCGACGACGCGAACACGCAGAAGGAAACGCCGCTCGCGCAGTTCACGCAGAATCTGAACCAGATGGCGAAGGACGGCCGCATCGATCCGCTCATCGGACGCGAGTCCGAGGTCGAGCGCGTCGTGCAGGTGCTCTGCCGTCGCCGCAAGAACAATCCGCTCCTCGTCGGCGAGGCGGGCGTCGGCAAGACGGCGATCGCCGAGGGCCTCGCATATCGCATCACGCGCGGCGAGGTGCCGGACATTCTCGCGAACGCGCAGGTGTATTCGCTCGACATGGGCGCGCTCCTCGCGGGCACGAAGTATCGCGGCGACTTCGAGCAGCGTCTGAAGACGGTGCTCAAGGAACTGAAGGAGCGTCCGCACGCGATCCTCTTCATCGACGAGATCCATACGCTGATCGGCGCGGGCGCCGCGTCGGGCGGCACGCTCGACGCGTCGAACCTGCTGAAGCCGGCGCTGTCGTCGGGCACGCTCAAGTGCATCGGCGCGACGACGTTCACCGAGTATCGCGGGATCTTCGAAAAGGATGCGGCGCTGTCGCGGCGCTTCCAGAAGATCGACGTGACGGAGCCGACCGTCGAGCAGACGGTTGCGATCCTGCGCGGCCTGAAGTCGCGCTTCGAGGAGCATCACGGCGTCAAGTATTCGTCGGGCGCGCTGTCGGCGGCCGCCGAGCTGTCGGCGCGCTTCATCACCGACCGTCATCTGCCCGACAAGGCGATCGACGTGATCGACGAGGCGGGCGCCGCGCAGCGCGTGCTGCCGAAGTCGAAGCAGAAGAAGACGATCGGCAAGAGCGAGATCGAGGAAATCATCTCGAAGATCGCGCGCGTTCCGCCGCAGAGCGTGTCGCAGGACGACCGCAGCAAGCTGCAGACGCTCGACCGCGATCTGAAGAGCGTCGTGTTCGGCCAGGATCCGGCGATCGACGCGCTCGCGGCCGCGATCAAGATGGCGCGCGCGGGCCTCGGCAAGCTCGACAAGCCGATCGGCGCGTTCCTGTTCTCCGGTCCGACGGGCGTCGGCAAGACCGAAGTGGCGCGGCAGCTCGCGTTCACGCTCGGCATCGAGCTGATCCGCTTCGACATGTCCGAGTACATGGAGCGTCACGCGGTGAGCCGCCTGATCGGCGCGCCGCCGGGCTACGTCGGGTTCGACCAGGGCGGGCTCCTCACCGAGGCCGTCACGAAGAAGCCGCATTGCGTGCTGCTGCTCGACGAAATCGAGAAGGCGCATCCGGACATCTTCAACGTGCTGCTGCAGGTGATGGACCACGGCACGCTGACCGACAACAACGGCCGCAAGGCGGATTTCCGCAACGTCATCATCATCATGACGACGAACGCGGGCGCGGAGTCGATGCAGAAGGCGTCGATCGGCTTCACGACGCGCCGCGAAACCGGCGACGAAATGGTCGACATCAAGCGTCTGTTCACGCCGGAGTTCCGCAACCGTCTCGACGCGATCATCAGCTTCCGCTCGCTCGATGAGGAAATCATCATGCGGGTGGTCGACAAGTTCCTGATCCAGCTCGAGGAGCAACTGCACGAGAAGAAGGTCGACGCGCTGTTCACCGACGCGTTGCGCAAGCATCTCGCGAAGCACGGCTTCGACCCGCTGATGGGCGCGCGGCCGATGCAGCGGCTGATTCAGGATACGATCCGGCGCGCGCTTGCCGACGAGCTGCTGTTCGGCAAGCTCGTCAACGGCGGTCACGTGACGGTCGACGTCGACGAGAGCGACAAGGTGCAACTGTCGTTCGACAAGACGGCGACGCCGCCCAGCAAGCCCAACGAAGAGACGGTGGAAGTCGAATAA
- a CDS encoding GntR family transcriptional regulator produces MKPSTEDRWSDLRPDPDNDTPLYLQLARKLGDAIHDNRWTAGEALPSERLLAESLGVSRITARKAIALLVEQGLIRRTQGAGNFIQPRYEDPLSRLSSFSEMLKRRGFTPSSTWLAREIQPANRDEVIQLGLSPAASVTRLKRLRLADGIVMAVENSTFPATIVPDPQAIGDSLYSYLEQRGTPIVRALQHFRAVNATDEIARQMGIAPHDALLLITRTGFTHDQRAIELTDTYCRNDYYDFVVELRK; encoded by the coding sequence ATGAAGCCATCGACGGAAGACCGCTGGTCCGACCTGCGCCCCGACCCCGACAACGACACGCCGCTCTATCTGCAACTCGCCCGCAAGCTGGGCGACGCGATCCACGACAACCGCTGGACCGCGGGCGAAGCGCTGCCGTCGGAGCGGTTGCTCGCGGAGTCGCTCGGCGTGTCGCGGATCACCGCGCGCAAGGCGATCGCGCTCCTCGTCGAACAAGGGCTCATCCGGCGCACGCAAGGCGCGGGCAACTTCATCCAGCCGCGCTATGAAGATCCGCTGTCGCGGCTGTCGAGCTTCAGCGAGATGCTGAAGCGCCGCGGCTTCACGCCGAGCTCGACGTGGCTCGCGCGCGAGATCCAGCCCGCGAACCGCGATGAAGTGATCCAGCTCGGGCTGTCGCCCGCCGCGTCGGTCACGCGCCTGAAGCGCCTGCGGCTCGCGGACGGCATCGTGATGGCGGTCGAGAACTCGACGTTTCCCGCCACGATCGTTCCCGATCCGCAGGCGATCGGCGATTCGCTGTACAGCTATCTCGAGCAGCGCGGCACGCCGATCGTGCGCGCGCTGCAGCACTTCCGCGCGGTCAACGCGACCGACGAGATCGCCCGGCAGATGGGCATCGCGCCGCACGACGCGCTCCTGCTCATCACGCGGACCGGCTTCACGCACGATCAGCGCGCGATCGAGCTCACCGACACTTATTGTCGAAACGATTATTACGATTTCGTCGTCGAGCTGCGCAAGTAG
- the clpS gene encoding ATP-dependent Clp protease adapter ClpS → MAIIPDKQDSTVLERKEQKLKPPSMYKVVLLNDDFTPMEFVVMIVQEYFKKDRETATQIMLKVHREGRGVCGVYTRDIASTKVEQVVTHARQAGHPLQCVMEEA, encoded by the coding sequence ATGGCGATTATCCCGGACAAGCAGGACAGCACCGTCCTGGAACGCAAGGAGCAGAAGCTCAAGCCGCCTTCGATGTACAAGGTGGTGCTCCTGAACGATGACTTCACGCCAATGGAATTCGTCGTGATGATCGTGCAGGAGTATTTCAAGAAGGATCGCGAAACGGCCACGCAGATTATGTTGAAGGTGCATCGCGAAGGGCGGGGGGTTTGTGGGGTCTATACGCGAGACATCGCGTCGACCAAAGTCGAGCAAGTCGTTACCCATGCGCGGCAGGCCGGGCATCCGCTGCAGTGCGTGATGGAGGAAGCATGA
- a CDS encoding cold-shock protein produces the protein MATGIVKWFNDAKGFGFITPDEGGEDLFAHFSAINMQGFKTLKEGQKVSFEVVQGPKGKQASNIQAA, from the coding sequence ATGGCAACTGGTATTGTCAAATGGTTCAATGACGCGAAGGGCTTCGGCTTCATCACGCCCGACGAAGGCGGCGAAGATCTGTTTGCACATTTCTCGGCGATCAACATGCAGGGCTTCAAGACCCTGAAGGAAGGCCAAAAGGTCAGCTTCGAGGTTGTGCAGGGCCCGAAGGGTAAGCAGGCGTCGAACATCCAAGCTGCTTGA
- a CDS encoding pseudouridine synthase — protein sequence MHLIALNKPFGTICQFSPHETRGSLGDWVKTPGVYPAGRLDADSEGLLLLTDDGALQAKIAEPRHKLVKRYWAQVEGAPDAGALATLERGVDLGDYVTRPCRARFVTPPDTLWPRNPPVRYRAAIPTTWIELEIAEGKNRQVRRMTAAVGFPTLRLIRVGIGALDLFALGLAPGETRELPPRAPWERAKRPG from the coding sequence ATGCACCTCATCGCTCTCAACAAGCCGTTCGGCACGATCTGCCAGTTCTCCCCGCACGAAACCCGCGGATCGCTCGGCGACTGGGTGAAGACGCCCGGCGTCTATCCGGCGGGCCGCCTCGACGCCGACAGCGAAGGGCTCCTCCTCCTTACCGACGACGGCGCGCTGCAGGCGAAGATCGCCGAGCCGCGCCACAAGCTCGTCAAGCGCTACTGGGCGCAGGTCGAGGGCGCGCCGGATGCGGGCGCGCTCGCGACGCTCGAGCGCGGCGTCGACCTCGGCGACTATGTGACCCGCCCATGCCGCGCGCGCTTCGTCACGCCGCCCGACACGCTCTGGCCGCGCAACCCGCCGGTCCGCTACCGCGCGGCGATCCCGACGACCTGGATCGAGCTCGAGATCGCCGAGGGCAAGAACCGCCAGGTGCGGCGGATGACCGCAGCGGTCGGCTTCCCGACGCTGCGCCTCATCCGGGTCGGCATCGGCGCGCTCGACCTGTTCGCGCTCGGCCTCGCGCCCGGCGAAACCCGCGAGCTGCCGCCGCGCGCGCCGTGGGAGCGCGCAAAGCGGCCCGGATGA
- a CDS encoding aldo/keto reductase — protein MTSMLETVALPGGERIPKLGQGTWEMGERHAKRAAEIAALREGVDLGMTLIDTAEMYGDGATETLVGEALAGVRDGLFVVSKVLPHRASRAGVVAACEASLKRLRTDRIDLYLLHWRGSIPLAETIAGFETLRDAGKIRYWGVSNFDVDDMEALAAAAGGAVCATNQILYNLARRGPEFDLLPWLARREMPAMAYSPIDHMRLPKRTALGDIARERGVSPTRVALAWVLRQPNVLAIPKAGSVEHVRDNRAALDLVLDDGELARLDAHFEPPRGKRPLEML, from the coding sequence ATGACCAGCATGCTCGAAACCGTCGCGCTGCCCGGCGGCGAACGTATACCGAAGCTCGGGCAGGGCACCTGGGAAATGGGCGAGCGGCACGCGAAGCGCGCGGCCGAGATCGCCGCGCTGCGCGAAGGCGTCGACCTCGGGATGACGCTCATCGATACCGCGGAGATGTACGGTGACGGCGCGACCGAGACGCTCGTCGGCGAAGCGCTCGCCGGCGTGCGCGACGGCCTCTTCGTCGTCAGCAAGGTCCTGCCGCATCGTGCGAGCCGCGCGGGCGTCGTCGCCGCGTGCGAGGCGAGCCTGAAGCGCCTGCGTACCGACCGCATCGATCTGTATCTGCTGCACTGGCGCGGTTCGATTCCGCTCGCGGAGACGATTGCCGGCTTCGAGACGCTGCGCGACGCGGGCAAGATCCGCTACTGGGGCGTCAGCAATTTCGACGTCGACGACATGGAGGCACTCGCAGCCGCCGCGGGCGGCGCAGTCTGCGCGACGAACCAGATTCTCTACAACCTCGCGCGCCGCGGCCCCGAGTTCGATCTCCTGCCGTGGCTCGCGCGCCGCGAGATGCCGGCGATGGCGTACAGCCCGATCGATCACATGCGGCTGCCGAAGCGCACGGCGCTCGGCGACATCGCGCGCGAGCGCGGCGTGTCGCCGACGCGCGTCGCGCTCGCGTGGGTGCTTAGGCAACCGAACGTTCTGGCGATTCCGAAGGCGGGCAGCGTCGAGCACGTGCGCGACAATCGCGCGGCGCTCGATCTCGTGCTCGACGACGGCGAGCTTGCGCGGCTCGACGCGCACTTCGAGCCGCCGCGCGGCAAGCGTCCGCTCGAAATGCTGTAG
- a CDS encoding multicopper oxidase family protein, giving the protein MLRRHFLSSALAAAVASLLARGAFAAGRAMDGMEGMGDMPDMKPAPARGRHGKPAPPALAAADALPAGASLAALRVLANESREPGVFRATLTAQPVARALLPGAAPTTFWQFGAGARGPAVGPLIDVREGDTVEIRFVNRLPQPSTIHWHGLPVPPEQDGNPSDLVAPGATHVYRFTLPKGSAGTYWYHPHPHMMTAEQVFRGLAGPFVVRAADDPLAGWPERHLFVSDLKLARDGTIAPSGMMDWMNGRQGQFVLVNGARRPRISLTGDERWRVWNACSARYLHIAFDDGRLFAHVGTDGGLFDAPRDVTSLLLAPGERAELVVRAGDKASRAVLTALEYDRGKMSMSDAEHGGLPPDPAQPLADVAFEPAAPRALPERLRAVPALGEPVARKEVVFGEQMDMDAMMRAGAHGRPAGMRFMVNGATFEPHRATLTSRRGDVESWTIRNETDMDHPFHLHGTQFQVIERETAGKTAPEPYRAWRDTVNVRKGESVRILTTQTERGERMFHCHILEHEDLGMMGTLKVV; this is encoded by the coding sequence ATGTTGCGCAGACATTTTCTTTCGAGCGCGCTGGCGGCAGCCGTCGCGTCGCTCCTCGCGCGCGGCGCGTTCGCCGCGGGCCGCGCGATGGACGGCATGGAAGGGATGGGCGACATGCCGGACATGAAGCCCGCGCCCGCCCGCGGGCGGCACGGCAAGCCTGCGCCGCCCGCGCTCGCGGCTGCGGACGCGCTGCCTGCGGGCGCGTCGCTCGCCGCGCTGCGCGTGCTCGCGAACGAGAGCCGCGAGCCGGGCGTATTCCGCGCGACGCTCACCGCGCAGCCCGTCGCGCGTGCGCTGCTGCCGGGCGCCGCGCCGACGACGTTCTGGCAATTCGGCGCGGGCGCGCGGGGGCCGGCGGTCGGGCCGCTCATCGACGTGCGCGAAGGCGACACGGTCGAGATCCGCTTCGTCAATCGCCTGCCGCAGCCGTCGACGATCCACTGGCACGGGCTGCCCGTGCCGCCCGAACAGGACGGCAATCCGTCCGATCTCGTCGCGCCGGGCGCGACGCATGTCTATCGGTTCACGCTGCCGAAGGGGAGCGCGGGCACGTACTGGTATCACCCGCATCCGCACATGATGACGGCCGAGCAGGTGTTTCGCGGGCTCGCGGGGCCGTTCGTCGTGCGAGCGGCCGACGATCCGCTCGCCGGCTGGCCCGAGCGGCATCTATTCGTCTCCGATCTCAAGCTTGCACGCGACGGCACGATTGCACCGAGCGGCATGATGGACTGGATGAACGGCCGCCAAGGCCAGTTCGTGCTCGTCAACGGTGCGCGCCGGCCGCGCATTTCACTCACCGGCGACGAGCGCTGGCGCGTGTGGAACGCGTGCAGCGCGCGCTATCTGCACATCGCGTTCGATGACGGGCGATTGTTCGCGCACGTCGGCACTGATGGCGGCCTGTTCGATGCGCCGCGCGACGTGACGTCGCTGCTGCTCGCGCCGGGCGAGCGCGCCGAGCTCGTCGTGCGCGCGGGCGATAAGGCGTCGCGCGCGGTGCTGACGGCACTCGAGTACGACCGCGGCAAGATGTCGATGTCGGACGCCGAGCATGGCGGCCTGCCGCCCGATCCCGCGCAGCCGCTCGCCGACGTCGCGTTCGAGCCCGCCGCGCCGCGCGCGCTGCCCGAGCGGCTGCGCGCGGTGCCCGCGCTCGGCGAGCCCGTCGCGCGCAAGGAAGTCGTGTTCGGCGAGCAGATGGACATGGACGCGATGATGCGCGCGGGCGCGCACGGCCGACCGGCCGGCATGCGCTTCATGGTGAACGGCGCGACGTTCGAGCCGCATCGTGCGACGTTGACGAGCCGGCGCGGCGATGTCGAGTCGTGGACGATTCGTAACGAAACCGACATGGATCATCCGTTTCATCTGCACGGCACGCAGTTCCAGGTGATCGAGCGCGAGACGGCGGGGAAGACGGCGCCGGAGCCCTATCGCGCATGGCGCGACACGGTGAACGTTCGGAAGGGCGAGAGCGTGCGCATCCTCACGACGCAGACGGAGCGCGGCGAGCGGATGTTTCATTGCCATATCCTCGAGCACGAGGATCTCGGGATGATGGGAACGCTGAAAGTCGTTTGA
- a CDS encoding DUF192 domain-containing protein codes for MRFSPRSSLARLARAAVIPVALALAAGGMHAAFAQTAQLPPGAKQPSEFPRVKLRAGMYVIDAAVAANDADREQGLMYRSQLAPNEGMLFVFNENAVHCFWMKNTLIPLSIAFVRADGTITDIDEMKAETTDNHCPRNNGVYALEMSRGWFAAKGIKPGMKIDGLPKPQ; via the coding sequence GTGCGATTTTCCCCGCGCTCTTCGCTCGCCCGTCTCGCGCGAGCCGCCGTCATTCCGGTCGCGCTCGCGCTCGCCGCGGGCGGCATGCACGCCGCGTTTGCGCAGACCGCGCAGCTGCCGCCCGGCGCGAAGCAGCCGAGCGAATTCCCGCGCGTCAAGCTGCGCGCCGGCATGTACGTGATCGACGCGGCCGTCGCCGCGAACGACGCCGATCGCGAGCAAGGTCTCATGTACCGCTCGCAGCTCGCGCCGAACGAAGGCATGCTGTTCGTGTTCAACGAGAACGCCGTGCATTGCTTCTGGATGAAGAACACGCTGATCCCGCTGTCGATCGCGTTCGTCCGCGCGGACGGCACGATCACCGACATCGACGAGATGAAGGCCGAGACGACCGACAACCACTGCCCGCGCAACAACGGCGTCTATGCGCTCGAGATGAGCCGCGGCTGGTTCGCCGCGAAGGGCATCAAGCCGGGAATGAAGATCGACGGACTGCCGAAGCCGCAGTGA
- the icd gene encoding NADP-dependent isocitrate dehydrogenase, with protein MPYQHIKVPEGGDKITVNKDFSLNVSDQPIIPYIEGDGTGFDITPVMIKVVDAAVEKAYAGKKKIHWMEIYAGEKATKVYGPDVWLPEETLQVLKEYVVSIKGPLTTPVGGGIRSLNVALRQDLDLYVCLRPVQYFKGVPSPVRAPEKTDMVIFRENSEDIYAGIEWAAESEQAKKVIKFLQEEMGVKKIRFPETSGIGIKPVSKEGTERLVRKAIQYAIDNDRKSVTLVHKGNIMKFTEGAFRDYGYALAQKEFGAELIDGGPWMKFKNPKTGNEIVIKDSIADAFLQQILLRPAEYDVIATLNLNGDYISDALAAQVGGIGIAPGANLSDSVAMFEATHGTAPKYAGKDYVNPGSEILSAEMMLRHLGWTEAADVIIAAMEKSILQKRVTYDFARLMEGATQVSCSGFGQVLIENMQ; from the coding sequence ATGCCGTATCAGCACATCAAGGTTCCGGAAGGCGGTGACAAGATCACCGTCAACAAGGATTTCTCGCTCAACGTTTCCGATCAGCCGATCATTCCTTACATCGAAGGCGACGGCACGGGCTTCGACATCACGCCGGTGATGATCAAGGTCGTCGACGCGGCGGTCGAGAAGGCGTACGCCGGCAAGAAGAAGATCCACTGGATGGAGATCTACGCCGGCGAGAAGGCGACGAAGGTCTACGGTCCGGACGTATGGCTGCCGGAAGAGACGCTGCAGGTGCTGAAGGAATACGTCGTGTCGATCAAGGGGCCGCTCACGACCCCGGTCGGCGGCGGCATCCGCTCGCTGAACGTCGCGCTGCGCCAGGATCTCGACCTGTACGTCTGCCTGCGCCCCGTGCAGTACTTCAAGGGCGTGCCGTCGCCGGTGCGCGCGCCGGAAAAGACCGACATGGTGATCTTCCGCGAGAATTCGGAAGACATCTACGCCGGCATCGAATGGGCGGCCGAGTCCGAGCAGGCGAAGAAGGTCATCAAGTTCCTGCAGGAAGAGATGGGCGTGAAGAAGATCCGCTTCCCGGAAACGTCGGGCATCGGCATCAAGCCCGTGTCGAAGGAAGGCACCGAGCGTCTCGTGCGCAAGGCGATCCAGTACGCGATCGACAACGACCGCAAGTCGGTCACGCTCGTCCACAAGGGCAACATCATGAAGTTCACGGAAGGCGCGTTCCGTGACTACGGCTATGCGCTCGCGCAGAAGGAGTTCGGCGCCGAGCTGATCGACGGCGGCCCGTGGATGAAGTTCAAGAACCCGAAGACGGGCAACGAGATCGTCATCAAGGATTCGATCGCCGACGCGTTCCTGCAGCAGATCCTGCTGCGTCCGGCCGAGTACGACGTGATCGCGACGCTGAACCTGAACGGCGACTACATCTCCGACGCGCTCGCCGCGCAAGTCGGCGGCATCGGCATCGCGCCGGGCGCGAACCTGTCGGATTCGGTCGCGATGTTCGAAGCGACGCACGGCACGGCGCCGAAGTACGCGGGCAAGGATTACGTGAACCCGGGCTCGGAAATCCTGTCGGCCGAAATGATGCTGCGCCACCTCGGCTGGACCGAAGCGGCAGACGTCATCATCGCCGCGATGGAAAAGTCGATCCTGCAGAAGCGCGTCACGTACGACTTCGCGCGCCTGATGGAAGGCGCGACGCAAGTGTCGTGCTCGGGCTTCGGCCAGGTGCTGATCGAAAACATGCAGTAA
- the fusA gene encoding elongation factor G: MPRKTPIERYRNIGISAHIDAGKTTTTERILFYTGVSHKIGEVHDGAATMDWMEQEQERGITITSAATTAFWKGMAGNYPEHRINIIDTPGHVDFTIEVERSMRVLDGACMVYDSVGGVQPQSETVWRQANKYKVPRIAFVNKMDRVGADFFRVQRQIGERLKGVAVPIQIPIGTEEHFQGVVDLVKMKAIIWDDESQGVKFTYEEIPENLRAIAEEWRDKMVEAAAEASEELLEKYLTDHHSLTEDEIKAALRKRTIANEIVPMLCGSAFKNKGVQAMLDAVIDYLPSPADVPAILGHTLDDQEAERHPNDDEPFSALAFKIMTDPFVGQLIFFRVYSGVVESGNTVLNPTKDKKERLGRILQMHANERKEIKEVRAGDIAAAVGLKEATTGDTLCDPTKPIILEKMEFPEPVISQAVEPKTKADQEKMGLALNRLAQEDPSFRVQTDEESGQTIISGMGELHLEILVDRMKREFGVEATVGKPQVAYRETVRTTASDVEGKFVKQSGGRGQYGHAVITLEPNPGKGYEFLDEIKGGVIPREFIPAVDKGITETLKAGVLAGYPVVDVKVHLTFGSYHDVDSNENAFRMAGSMAFKEAMRRAKPVLLEPMMAVEVETPEDFMGNVMGDLSSRRGIVQGMEDIAGGGGKLVRAEVPLAEMFGYSTSLRSATQGRATYTMEFKHYAETPNNVSEAVINAKQVERR, encoded by the coding sequence GTGCCCCGCAAAACCCCCATCGAGCGCTATCGCAACATCGGTATCAGCGCTCACATCGACGCCGGCAAAACCACGACGACCGAGCGCATCCTCTTCTATACCGGCGTAAGCCACAAGATCGGCGAGGTTCACGACGGCGCGGCCACGATGGACTGGATGGAGCAGGAGCAGGAGCGCGGCATCACGATCACGTCCGCGGCGACGACGGCGTTCTGGAAAGGCATGGCCGGCAATTATCCGGAGCATCGGATCAACATCATCGACACCCCGGGCCACGTCGACTTCACGATCGAAGTCGAGCGCTCGATGCGCGTGCTCGACGGCGCGTGCATGGTCTACGACTCGGTCGGCGGCGTGCAGCCGCAGTCCGAAACCGTCTGGCGCCAGGCGAACAAGTACAAGGTGCCGCGGATCGCGTTCGTCAACAAGATGGACCGCGTCGGCGCGGATTTCTTCCGCGTGCAGCGGCAGATCGGCGAGCGCCTGAAGGGCGTCGCGGTGCCGATCCAGATTCCGATCGGCACGGAAGAGCATTTCCAGGGCGTCGTCGATCTCGTGAAGATGAAAGCGATCATCTGGGACGACGAAAGCCAGGGCGTCAAGTTCACGTACGAAGAGATCCCCGAGAACCTGCGCGCGATCGCCGAGGAATGGCGCGACAAGATGGTCGAGGCGGCCGCCGAGGCGAGCGAGGAGCTGCTCGAGAAATACCTGACAGATCACCACTCGCTGACCGAGGACGAGATCAAGGCCGCGCTGCGCAAGCGCACGATCGCGAACGAGATCGTGCCGATGCTGTGCGGCAGCGCGTTCAAGAACAAGGGCGTGCAGGCGATGCTCGACGCGGTGATCGACTACCTGCCGTCGCCCGCCGACGTGCCCGCGATCCTCGGCCACACGCTCGACGACCAGGAAGCGGAGCGTCATCCGAACGACGACGAGCCGTTCTCCGCGCTCGCGTTCAAGATCATGACCGACCCGTTCGTCGGCCAGCTGATCTTCTTCCGCGTCTATTCGGGCGTCGTCGAATCGGGCAACACGGTGCTGAACCCGACGAAGGACAAGAAGGAACGGCTCGGCCGGATCCTGCAGATGCATGCGAACGAGCGCAAGGAAATCAAGGAGGTGCGCGCGGGCGACATCGCGGCCGCGGTCGGCCTGAAGGAAGCGACCACCGGCGACACGCTGTGCGATCCGACGAAGCCGATCATCCTCGAGAAGATGGAATTCCCGGAGCCCGTGATCTCGCAGGCCGTGGAGCCGAAGACGAAGGCCGACCAGGAGAAGATGGGCCTCGCGCTCAATCGCCTCGCGCAGGAAGATCCGTCGTTCCGCGTGCAGACCGACGAGGAATCGGGCCAGACGATCATCTCGGGGATGGGCGAGCTCCACCTCGAAATCCTGGTCGACCGGATGAAGCGCGAATTCGGCGTCGAAGCGACGGTCGGCAAGCCGCAGGTCGCGTATCGCGAGACGGTGCGCACGACGGCGTCCGACGTCGAGGGCAAGTTCGTCAAGCAGTCGGGCGGCCGCGGCCAGTACGGTCACGCGGTGATCACGCTGGAGCCGAACCCCGGCAAGGGCTACGAGTTCCTCGACGAGATCAAGGGCGGTGTGATTCCGCGCGAATTCATCCCGGCCGTCGACAAGGGCATCACGGAAACGCTGAAGGCGGGCGTGCTCGCGGGCTACCCGGTCGTCGACGTGAAGGTGCACCTGACGTTCGGCTCGTACCACGACGTCGACTCGAACGAAAACGCGTTCCGGATGGCCGGCTCGATGGCGTTCAAGGAAGCGATGCGCCGCGCGAAGCCGGTGCTGCTCGAGCCGATGATGGCGGTCGAAGTCGAGACGCCCGAGGACTTCATGGGCAACGTGATGGGCGACCTGTCGAGCCGGCGCGGCATCGTGCAGGGCATGGAGGACATCGCGGGCGGCGGCGGCAAGCTCGTGCGCGCCGAGGTGCCGCTCGCCGAGATGTTCGGCTATTCGACGTCGCTGCGCTCGGCGACGCAAGGCCGCGCGACCTACACGATGGAGTTCAAGCACTACGCGGAAACGCCCAACAACGTGTCGGAGGCCGTCATCAACGCGAAGCAGGTCGAGCGCAGGTAA